A window of the Lysinibacillus irui genome harbors these coding sequences:
- the upp gene encoding uracil phosphoribosyltransferase — protein MSKVYVFDHPLIQHKLTYIRDKNTGTKEFRELVDEVATLMAFEITRDMPVEEIEIETPVTIAKTKVLSGKKLAIVPILRAGIGMVDGVLKLIPAAKVGHIGLYRDPETLKPVEYYAKLPADVEERDFIIVDPMLATGGSAVEAIHSLKKRGAKNIKFMCLIAAPEGVKAIQEEHSDVDIYIAALDEKLNDHGYIVPGLGDAGDRLFGTK, from the coding sequence TTGAGCAAAGTCTATGTATTTGATCATCCACTAATCCAACACAAGTTAACTTATATTCGTGATAAGAACACAGGAACAAAAGAATTTCGTGAGCTAGTAGACGAAGTAGCAACACTTATGGCGTTTGAAATCACACGTGATATGCCTGTAGAAGAAATTGAAATTGAAACACCTGTAACCATTGCAAAAACAAAAGTACTATCTGGTAAAAAGCTTGCTATCGTACCAATTCTACGTGCAGGTATCGGCATGGTAGATGGCGTATTGAAGCTTATCCCAGCTGCAAAAGTTGGACATATTGGTCTTTATCGTGACCCTGAAACATTAAAGCCAGTTGAATATTATGCAAAATTGCCTGCAGATGTTGAAGAACGTGATTTCATTATTGTAGATCCAATGCTTGCAACTGGTGGTTCAGCAGTGGAAGCTATCCATTCATTGAAGAAACGTGGAGCTAAAAACATTAAATTCATGTGCTTAATCGCTGCACCAGAGGGCGTAAAAGCTATTCAGGAAGAACATTCGGATGTAGATATTTACATTGCTGCTCTTGATGAAAAATTAAATGATCATGGCTATATTGTTCCTGGTCTAGGTGATGCAGGAGACCGCCTATTCGGTACAAAATAA
- the wecB gene encoding non-hydrolyzing UDP-N-acetylglucosamine 2-epimerase has product MTKKWKVMTIFGTRPEAIKMAPLVLELQKYPEQIESIVTVTAQHRQMLDQVLETFKITPNYDLNIMKDRQTLIDVTTNALQGLDKVMKEAQPDIVLVHGDTATTFIASLAAFYNQIAIGHVEAGLRTWNKYSPYPEEMNRQLTGVMADLHFAPTEVSKKNLLDENKNPDTIFVTGNTAIDALATTVSEHYTHPVLEKIGEDRMILLTAHRRENLGEPMRHMFKAITRILAEHEDVQVVYPVHMNPAVREIANEILGENNRVHLIEPLEVFDFHNFAANSYMILTDSGGVQEEAPSLGKPVLVLRDTTERPEGIAAGTLKLAGTEEETIYALAKELLTDKNAYEAMAKASNPYGDGHASKRIVEALLGFLLKTN; this is encoded by the coding sequence TTGACAAAGAAATGGAAAGTAATGACGATTTTTGGTACAAGACCAGAAGCAATTAAAATGGCTCCTCTCGTTTTAGAGTTACAAAAGTATCCAGAGCAAATAGAATCTATTGTAACCGTAACAGCACAGCATCGCCAAATGCTTGATCAAGTACTAGAGACATTTAAAATTACACCTAACTATGATTTAAATATTATGAAGGATCGTCAAACATTAATTGATGTCACAACAAACGCTTTACAGGGCTTAGATAAAGTAATGAAAGAAGCACAACCTGATATCGTTTTAGTACATGGTGATACAGCGACGACTTTTATTGCCAGCTTGGCGGCATTTTATAATCAAATAGCTATCGGACATGTGGAAGCTGGTCTTCGTACGTGGAACAAATATTCACCGTACCCTGAGGAAATGAATCGTCAACTAACAGGTGTGATGGCTGATTTGCATTTTGCACCAACAGAGGTATCTAAAAAGAATCTACTAGATGAAAATAAAAACCCAGATACTATTTTCGTGACGGGTAACACAGCTATTGACGCATTAGCAACAACGGTTAGCGAGCATTACACTCATCCAGTATTAGAAAAAATAGGTGAGGATCGCATGATTTTATTAACGGCACACCGTCGAGAAAATTTAGGTGAGCCCATGCGTCATATGTTCAAAGCGATCACAAGAATACTAGCAGAGCATGAGGATGTACAAGTTGTTTATCCTGTGCACATGAATCCTGCTGTAAGAGAAATTGCCAATGAAATCTTAGGTGAAAATAATCGTGTGCATTTAATAGAGCCACTTGAAGTGTTTGATTTCCATAACTTTGCAGCCAATTCATATATGATCCTAACGGATTCAGGAGGCGTGCAGGAGGAAGCCCCATCATTAGGGAAACCAGTGCTAGTGCTTAGGGATACAACAGAACGTCCAGAAGGGATTGCAGCTGGAACATTAAAGCTAGCAGGAACAGAAGAGGAAACAATTTATGCCTTAGCTAAAGAGTTACTAACAGATAAAAACGCCTACGAAGCAATGGCAAAAGCATCAAATCCTTATGGGGATGGACATGCATCTAAGCGTATTGTAGAGGCATTGCTAGGATTTTTACTAAAAACTAATTAA
- a CDS encoding ATP synthase subunit I, giving the protein MLDLHHIFAVQKRALFFLLALCALGWGFTPYQTVFAGIAVGAFFGTYNFWILVRRMEKFDRSISEGKKIGSLGTALRFGSGVAAVAIAISLPNYFHLISTVIGLMIPYVFLFVERIVSHVRNR; this is encoded by the coding sequence ATGCTAGATTTGCATCACATTTTTGCTGTGCAGAAGAGGGCGTTATTTTTTTTGCTTGCACTCTGCGCATTAGGCTGGGGATTCACTCCCTATCAAACTGTTTTTGCGGGCATCGCAGTAGGTGCATTTTTTGGTACGTATAATTTTTGGATTTTAGTTCGCCGGATGGAAAAGTTTGATCGATCCATTAGTGAAGGGAAGAAAATAGGCTCACTTGGTACAGCGCTTCGCTTTGGATCAGGTGTTGCGGCAGTCGCAATAGCCATTTCGTTGCCAAACTATTTTCACTTAATTAGCACGGTTATAGGGCTAATGATTCCGTACGTTTTTCTCTTTGTCGAGAGAATTGTGTCACATGTAAGGAACCGCTAA
- the atpB gene encoding F0F1 ATP synthase subunit A encodes MNHEAPLLEVGFLTFNLSTVMMLLVAAIIVFLIAFISTRSLKLKPTGMQNFMEWIMDFVKNIIKSNMDWKTGGRFHVLGITLIMFIAVSNLLGLPFSIVFDHELWWKSPTADPTVTMTLAAMILVLTHFYGIKMKGTGHYVGTFFKPMSFMFPLKIVEEFANTLTLGLRLYGNIYAGEILLGLLAGLASSGAVGFIGAIVPMMAWQGFSIFIGFIQAFIFTMLTMVYMAHKVSDDH; translated from the coding sequence ATGAATCATGAAGCTCCGTTACTAGAAGTCGGTTTTTTAACATTTAACTTATCGACAGTTATGATGTTACTAGTTGCCGCAATTATCGTATTTTTAATTGCTTTTATCTCAACTAGAAGCCTAAAGTTAAAACCTACTGGTATGCAAAACTTTATGGAATGGATTATGGATTTCGTTAAGAATATCATTAAAAGCAACATGGACTGGAAAACTGGTGGTCGATTCCACGTTTTAGGTATTACGCTAATTATGTTTATCGCAGTATCTAACTTACTAGGTCTTCCATTCTCAATCGTCTTTGATCATGAGCTATGGTGGAAATCACCAACAGCTGACCCAACAGTAACGATGACGTTGGCAGCAATGATTTTAGTCTTAACGCATTTCTATGGTATTAAAATGAAGGGTACAGGTCATTATGTTGGTACATTCTTCAAACCAATGTCATTCATGTTCCCACTTAAAATAGTAGAAGAATTTGCAAACACATTAACATTAGGTTTACGTCTTTACGGTAACATTTACGCGGGTGAGATTTTACTTGGCTTACTTGCAGGATTAGCATCATCAGGTGCCGTGGGATTCATCGGAGCAATCGTTCCTATGATGGCATGGCAAGGTTTCTCAATTTTCATCGGCTTCATCCAAGCCTTTATCTTCACAATGTTAACAATGGTTTACATGGCTCATAAAGTGAGCGATGACCATTAA
- the atpE gene encoding F0F1 ATP synthase subunit C has product MTGSLGLLAAAIAIGLGALGAGIGNGLIVSKTVEGIARQPEARGVLQTTMFIGVALVEALPIIAVVVAFIVMNK; this is encoded by the coding sequence ATGACAGGTTCATTAGGTTTATTAGCAGCAGCAATCGCAATCGGTTTAGGTGCACTTGGTGCAGGTATCGGTAACGGTCTTATCGTTTCAAAAACAGTAGAAGGTATCGCTCGTCAACCAGAAGCTCGTGGCGTTCTTCAAACTACAATGTTCATCGGGGTTGCATTAGTTGAGGCCCTACCGATCATCGCAGTAGTAGTAGCATTCATCGTAATGAACAAATAA
- the atpF gene encoding F0F1 ATP synthase subunit B translates to MFLDNLVLGAGAGFNSGDIIATLVIFLVLMFLLKKVAWGPLMGIMQQREELVASEIEAAEKARKESHQFLEEQKSLLKEARTEAQSIVEGAKKQGELQKEEILTAARNEANRLKESALREIESEKEKAIAAVRDEVVSLSVLAASKVLSKEISEADNRALIEETIAKAGEAR, encoded by the coding sequence GTGTTTTTAGATAATCTTGTACTAGGTGCAGGCGCTGGATTTAATAGCGGAGACATCATCGCAACATTAGTTATCTTCTTAGTATTAATGTTCTTACTTAAGAAAGTAGCTTGGGGTCCACTTATGGGCATCATGCAACAACGTGAAGAATTAGTAGCGAGTGAAATCGAAGCAGCTGAAAAAGCGCGCAAAGAATCGCACCAATTTTTAGAAGAACAAAAGAGCCTTCTTAAAGAAGCTCGTACGGAAGCACAATCGATTGTTGAAGGCGCTAAGAAGCAAGGCGAACTACAAAAAGAAGAAATTCTTACTGCAGCTCGTAATGAAGCAAACCGCTTAAAAGAATCAGCTTTACGTGAAATTGAGTCTGAAAAAGAAAAAGCTATTGCAGCTGTACGTGATGAAGTCGTTTCATTATCTGTACTTGCAGCATCTAAAGTCCTTAGCAAAGAGATTTCTGAGGCAGACAACCGTGCTCTAATTGAAGAGACGATTGCGAAGGCAGGGGAAGCTCGATGA
- a CDS encoding F0F1 ATP synthase subunit delta codes for MSNSTVAKRYAQALFELAQQKNMLTEVGADLSELTKVIKESPDFLTLLNAPKFSIERKKQMVAEIFAGATPEVLHTVQLLVEKKRVNEMKLIANAYAELAAQAQGTADATVFSTRALSPEESANISAAFAKLVGKQSLNITNEIDPSLLGGIRVQIGNHIYDSSVANKLERLKRELIG; via the coding sequence ATGAGTAATTCAACTGTAGCAAAACGTTACGCTCAAGCGCTTTTTGAATTAGCGCAACAAAAAAACATGCTTACTGAAGTTGGAGCAGACTTAAGCGAACTAACAAAAGTTATTAAAGAATCTCCTGATTTTTTAACGCTTTTAAATGCGCCTAAGTTCTCCATCGAACGTAAAAAACAAATGGTAGCTGAAATCTTTGCTGGTGCAACACCAGAAGTTTTACACACAGTTCAACTTTTAGTTGAGAAAAAACGTGTAAACGAGATGAAGCTAATTGCTAATGCATATGCTGAACTTGCTGCACAGGCACAAGGCACTGCAGATGCAACAGTATTTTCAACACGTGCACTTTCTCCAGAAGAAAGCGCTAATATTTCGGCAGCGTTCGCGAAGCTTGTTGGAAAACAATCATTAAACATTACAAACGAAATCGATCCATCTTTACTTGGTGGTATTCGTGTTCAAATCGGTAACCATATTTATGATAGCTCAGTAGCAAATAAACTTGAGCGTCTGAAACGTGAATTAATCGGTTAA
- the atpA gene encoding F0F1 ATP synthase subunit alpha: MGIKAEEISSLIKQQIENYESELKVSEVGTVIRIGDGIALAHGLDNAMAGELLEFSNGVMGMAQNLEEGNVGIVILGPYTDIKEGDEVRRTGRIMEVPVGEELIGRVVNPLGQPVDGQGPINTTKSRPIESPAFGVMARKSVHEPLQTGIKAIDALVPIGRGQRELIIGDRQTGKTSVAIDTILNQNDQNMICIYVAIGQKESTVRGVVETLRKHGALDYTIVVTASASQPAPLLFLAPFAGVSMAEEFMLQGKHVLIVYDDLSKQASAYRELSLLLRRPPGREAYPGDVFYLHSRLLERAAKLNETYQNGSITALPFVETQAGDISAYIPTNVISITDGQIFLQSDLFNSGVRPAINAGLSVSRVGGSAQIKAMKKVAGTLRLDLAAFRELESFAQFGSDLDKATLAKLERGKRTVEVLKQDLNKPLKVEKQVAILYALTKGHLDDIPVQDIVRFESEFLSWLDSNHTNVLDHVRTTKELAPDADYEAAINAFKKTFAKSE; this comes from the coding sequence ATGGGCATCAAGGCTGAAGAAATCAGCAGTCTGATTAAACAACAGATTGAGAATTATGAATCTGAACTTAAAGTAAGCGAAGTTGGTACAGTTATCCGTATTGGTGACGGTATCGCTCTTGCTCATGGCCTCGACAACGCCATGGCTGGAGAGCTTTTAGAGTTCTCTAATGGTGTTATGGGTATGGCTCAAAACCTAGAAGAAGGTAACGTTGGTATCGTAATCTTAGGTCCATACACTGACATCAAAGAAGGCGATGAAGTTCGTCGTACAGGTCGTATTATGGAAGTACCAGTTGGTGAAGAACTAATTGGTCGTGTTGTAAACCCACTTGGTCAACCAGTGGATGGACAAGGTCCAATCAACACTACAAAATCTCGTCCAATCGAAAGTCCAGCTTTCGGTGTAATGGCTCGTAAATCAGTACACGAACCACTACAAACTGGTATTAAAGCGATTGACGCATTAGTACCAATCGGTCGTGGTCAACGTGAGTTAATTATTGGTGACCGTCAAACTGGTAAAACATCTGTAGCTATCGATACAATTCTTAACCAAAATGACCAAAACATGATTTGTATCTATGTAGCAATCGGTCAAAAAGAATCAACAGTACGTGGAGTTGTAGAAACTCTTCGTAAACATGGCGCTTTAGATTACACAATCGTTGTGACAGCTTCTGCTTCTCAACCAGCTCCATTACTATTCTTAGCACCATTTGCTGGTGTTTCTATGGCAGAAGAATTCATGTTACAAGGTAAACACGTTTTAATCGTGTACGATGATCTTTCTAAACAAGCATCAGCTTACCGTGAACTTTCACTTCTTCTACGCCGTCCTCCAGGTCGTGAAGCTTACCCTGGTGACGTTTTCTACTTACACAGCCGCTTACTTGAACGTGCTGCGAAGTTAAACGAAACATATCAAAATGGTTCAATTACAGCTCTTCCATTCGTTGAGACACAAGCTGGGGATATCTCTGCATACATCCCAACTAACGTAATCTCAATTACTGATGGACAAATTTTCTTACAATCTGACTTATTCAACTCAGGTGTACGTCCAGCGATCAACGCCGGTCTTTCTGTATCACGTGTAGGTGGATCTGCTCAAATTAAAGCGATGAAAAAAGTTGCAGGTACGCTACGTCTTGACTTAGCTGCATTCCGTGAGCTTGAATCATTCGCACAATTTGGTTCAGATTTAGATAAAGCAACACTTGCTAAACTTGAGCGTGGTAAACGTACGGTTGAAGTTCTTAAACAAGACCTAAACAAACCACTAAAAGTTGAAAAACAAGTTGCGATCCTTTATGCATTAACTAAAGGTCATTTAGATGATATTCCAGTACAAGATATCGTTCGCTTTGAATCTGAATTCTTAAGCTGGTTAGATTCAAACCACACAAACGTTTTAGATCATGTTCGTACTACTAAAGAGCTTGCTCCTGATGCGGATTATGAAGCAGCAATTAATGCATTCAAAAAAACTTTCGCTAAATCAGAATAA
- the atpG gene encoding ATP synthase F1 subunit gamma → MVNLREIKGRITSTKSTKQITKAMQMVSSSKLRRAEQNAKAYVPYMEKIQDVVGAIASGTKDSGHPMLTARPVKKTAYLVIGSDRGLAGAYNSSILRQVQRTINERHKSKDEYVILAVGRVVRDYFVKRDHNVISDVVGLPDQPTFADIKEIARNAVGMFIDGTYDELYMYYNHFVSAIASEVTEKKLLPLTDIAPASGNASYEFEPSGEAILEVLLPQYAESLVYGALLDGKASEHASRMTAMKNATDNATDLISDLSLQYNRARQAAITQEITEIVGGAAALE, encoded by the coding sequence GTGGTAAACTTACGCGAAATAAAAGGTCGTATTACTTCAACAAAGAGTACGAAGCAAATTACAAAAGCGATGCAGATGGTTTCTTCTTCTAAGTTACGTCGTGCAGAGCAAAATGCTAAAGCTTACGTTCCATACATGGAAAAAATTCAGGACGTAGTAGGCGCAATCGCTTCAGGGACAAAAGACAGTGGACATCCAATGTTAACTGCTCGTCCTGTTAAGAAAACGGCTTACTTAGTCATTGGTTCTGACCGTGGTCTTGCGGGTGCTTACAACTCAAGTATCCTACGTCAAGTACAACGTACAATTAACGAGCGTCATAAATCAAAAGACGAATACGTTATTTTAGCAGTAGGTCGTGTTGTTCGTGACTACTTTGTGAAACGTGATCATAATGTCATCAGTGATGTTGTCGGTCTTCCTGACCAACCAACATTTGCTGATATTAAAGAAATCGCTCGTAATGCTGTTGGTATGTTCATTGATGGTACGTATGACGAACTTTATATGTACTATAATCACTTTGTCAGCGCTATTGCTAGTGAAGTGACAGAGAAAAAACTTCTTCCATTAACAGATATTGCCCCTGCAAGCGGTAATGCTTCTTACGAATTTGAACCATCTGGTGAAGCAATTCTAGAAGTGTTACTTCCACAATATGCGGAAAGCTTAGTTTATGGCGCATTATTAGATGGAAAAGCAAGTGAACATGCTTCTCGTATGACGGCTATGAAAAATGCAACAGATAATGCAACTGATCTTATTTCAGACCTTTCTTTGCAATATAACCGTGCACGTCAAGCGGCGATTACACAAGAAATTACAGAAATCGTTGGTGGAGCTGCAGCCTTAGAATAG
- the atpD gene encoding F0F1 ATP synthase subunit beta, translating to MNKGHVIQVMGPVVDVKFDNGQLPAIYNALTVKIERPNEEPTILALEVALHLGDDSVRTIAMSSTDGLQRGAEVTDSGKAISVPVGEVTLGRVFNVLGEVIDLGEEIPADARRDSIHREAPTFENLSTSVEILETGIKVVDLLAPYIKGGKIGLFGGAGVGKTVLIQELINNIAQEHSGISVFAGVGERTREGNDLFFEMSDSGVIKQTAMVFGQMNEPPGARMRVALTGLTMAEYFRDEQGQDVLLFIDNIFRFTQAGSEVSALLGRMPSAVGYQPTLATEMGKLQERITSTNKGSVTSIQAIYVPADDYTDPAPATTFAHLDATTNLERKLSEMGIYPAVDPLASTSRALSPEIVGAEHYAIATGVQRTIQRYRELQDIIAILGMDELSDEDKQTVERARRIQFFLSQNFHVAEQFTGQKGSYVPVKETVRSFKEILDGKWDHLPEDAFRLVGSIDEVVEKAKSMGVEV from the coding sequence ATGAATAAAGGACATGTTATTCAAGTAATGGGTCCAGTTGTTGACGTAAAATTCGACAATGGCCAATTACCAGCAATCTATAACGCATTAACAGTTAAGATTGAACGTCCTAATGAAGAACCAACAATTCTTGCATTAGAAGTTGCGCTTCATTTAGGTGATGATTCTGTTCGTACAATTGCGATGTCATCTACTGATGGCTTACAACGTGGAGCAGAAGTAACAGACTCAGGAAAAGCTATCTCAGTACCAGTTGGTGAAGTTACACTAGGTCGTGTATTCAACGTACTTGGAGAAGTAATTGACTTAGGTGAAGAGATTCCAGCTGACGCACGTCGTGATTCAATTCACCGTGAAGCACCAACTTTCGAGAACCTTTCAACTTCAGTTGAAATTCTTGAAACAGGTATCAAAGTAGTAGACTTACTTGCACCATATATTAAAGGTGGTAAAATCGGTCTATTCGGTGGTGCCGGTGTAGGTAAAACTGTATTAATCCAAGAATTAATCAACAACATCGCACAAGAGCACTCAGGTATCTCTGTATTCGCTGGTGTAGGTGAGCGTACTCGTGAAGGGAACGACTTATTCTTCGAGATGAGCGATTCAGGCGTTATCAAGCAAACAGCGATGGTATTCGGTCAAATGAACGAGCCACCTGGTGCACGTATGCGTGTAGCTCTAACTGGTCTTACAATGGCGGAATACTTCCGTGATGAGCAAGGCCAAGACGTGCTTTTATTCATCGACAATATCTTCCGTTTCACACAAGCAGGTTCTGAGGTTTCTGCCCTATTAGGTCGTATGCCTTCTGCGGTAGGTTACCAACCAACACTTGCAACTGAAATGGGTAAACTACAAGAGCGTATCACATCTACGAACAAAGGATCTGTAACTTCTATCCAAGCGATCTATGTACCAGCCGATGACTATACTGACCCGGCTCCAGCTACAACTTTCGCCCACTTAGATGCAACTACTAACCTTGAGCGTAAATTATCAGAAATGGGTATTTACCCTGCGGTTGACCCACTAGCTTCGACTTCTCGTGCATTATCACCTGAAATCGTAGGCGCTGAGCACTACGCAATTGCTACTGGTGTACAACGTACAATCCAACGTTACCGCGAATTACAAGATATCATTGCGATTTTAGGTATGGATGAGTTATCTGATGAAGATAAACAAACAGTAGAACGTGCTCGTCGTATTCAATTCTTCTTATCACAAAACTTCCACGTAGCGGAACAATTCACTGGTCAAAAAGGTTCTTATGTACCTGTAAAAGAAACTGTTCGCTCATTCAAGGAAATCCTTGATGGCAAATGGGATCACCTACCAGAAGATGCTTTCCGTCTAGTTGGTTCAATTGATGAAGTAGTTGAAAAAGCGAAAAGCATGGGCGTAGAGGTTTAA
- a CDS encoding F0F1 ATP synthase subunit epsilon → MKTVLVNIVTPDGPVYDSEVSMVIAKTTSGEIGVLAGHIPMVAPLAIGAVKLKKENGSTDIVAVSGGFIEVRPEKISILAPSAEIAENIDVQRAKEAVKRAEGRLQGKQDNIDFKRADLALKRALNRINVHEGNI, encoded by the coding sequence ATGAAGACAGTTCTAGTCAATATTGTCACTCCCGACGGCCCAGTATACGATTCTGAAGTATCAATGGTAATCGCTAAAACAACTTCAGGAGAAATCGGTGTTCTTGCAGGCCATATTCCAATGGTTGCTCCACTTGCTATTGGTGCAGTGAAGCTTAAAAAAGAAAACGGTTCGACTGATATTGTTGCTGTAAGCGGTGGTTTCATTGAAGTTCGTCCAGAAAAAATCTCAATTTTAGCGCCGTCTGCTGAAATTGCTGAAAATATCGATGTTCAACGTGCTAAAGAAGCCGTTAAACGTGCTGAAGGACGTCTTCAAGGTAAACAAGACAACATTGATTTCAAACGTGCTGACCTAGCATTAAAACGTGCGTTGAATCGTATCAACGTTCATGAGGGTAATATCTAA
- a CDS encoding DUF1146 family protein, with protein MEVYEAIGQEALLGILSHIFFIAITFYALQAFMLEKIFKKNRVFQIQLIYILLSIAIGTTVSNFFLQLSNWSGKLPYLF; from the coding sequence ATGGAAGTTTATGAAGCGATAGGACAAGAAGCTTTGTTAGGTATTTTGTCTCATATCTTTTTTATCGCAATTACTTTTTATGCATTACAGGCTTTTATGTTAGAGAAAATATTTAAGAAGAATCGAGTTTTTCAAATTCAGCTTATTTATATTTTATTAAGTATTGCAATCGGTACAACCGTATCCAATTTCTTTCTTCAACTATCTAATTGGTCTGGCAAACTTCCCTACTTATTTTAA
- the murA gene encoding UDP-N-acetylglucosamine 1-carboxyvinyltransferase — protein MDKIIVTGGQKLQGKVRVEGAKNAVLPILAAALLASKGENVIKEVPNLADVFTINEVLKSLNAAVTYIPEDNAVYIDASKELSSEAQFEFVSKMRASILVMGSLLARNGYARVALPGGCAIGSRPIELHLKGFEAMGAKISFGHGYVEAKTEGRLKGANVYLDFPSVGATENIMTAASLAEGTTVIENAAKEPEIVDLANFINSMGGRVIGAGTNTIRIEGVDTLYGVEHHIIPDRIEAGTFMVAAAITKGDVVIENAVPEHMTALIAKMREMGVEITELDEGIRVRVPHTLKAVDIKTMPHPGFPTDMQSQMMALMLTAEGTSIITETVFENRFMHVEEFRRMNAGAKIEGRSVFIEGPVKLQGAEVMATDLRAAAALILAGLVSEGVTRVTKLHHLDRGYVDFHGKLASLGANIERITEEVETIEEITVELPTN, from the coding sequence GTGGATAAAATAATAGTGACTGGCGGCCAAAAACTACAGGGAAAAGTACGTGTAGAGGGCGCAAAAAATGCAGTGTTACCAATCCTTGCGGCAGCTTTACTTGCTTCAAAAGGAGAAAACGTAATTAAGGAAGTCCCTAATTTAGCAGACGTCTTTACAATAAACGAAGTACTTAAAAGTTTAAACGCAGCAGTTACATATATACCTGAAGATAATGCCGTGTATATAGATGCATCAAAAGAACTTTCAAGTGAAGCTCAATTTGAATTTGTTAGTAAAATGCGTGCATCCATTTTAGTAATGGGCTCTTTACTTGCTCGTAATGGATATGCTCGTGTTGCTCTACCAGGAGGCTGTGCAATCGGTTCTCGCCCGATTGAATTACACTTAAAAGGCTTTGAAGCAATGGGTGCAAAAATCTCATTTGGTCATGGTTATGTAGAGGCGAAAACAGAAGGTCGCTTAAAGGGGGCTAATGTATATTTAGACTTCCCAAGTGTCGGTGCAACAGAAAATATTATGACAGCTGCATCTCTAGCAGAAGGGACAACTGTCATTGAAAATGCAGCGAAAGAGCCTGAAATAGTAGATCTTGCAAACTTCATTAATAGTATGGGAGGCCGTGTAATCGGTGCAGGTACCAATACAATTCGTATCGAAGGAGTCGATACATTATATGGAGTAGAGCATCATATTATTCCCGACCGTATTGAAGCTGGTACATTTATGGTAGCAGCAGCTATTACTAAGGGAGATGTAGTGATTGAAAATGCAGTACCAGAGCATATGACAGCTTTGATTGCTAAGATGCGTGAGATGGGTGTAGAAATTACAGAGTTGGATGAAGGAATTCGTGTACGTGTTCCACATACATTAAAAGCTGTTGATATTAAAACGATGCCACACCCTGGTTTCCCAACAGATATGCAATCACAAATGATGGCTTTAATGCTAACTGCTGAAGGTACGAGTATTATTACAGAAACGGTATTTGAAAATCGTTTTATGCATGTTGAGGAGTTCCGTCGCATGAATGCTGGTGCTAAAATAGAGGGACGCTCTGTGTTTATCGAGGGGCCAGTTAAACTTCAGGGAGCTGAAGTGATGGCAACGGATTTACGAGCTGCGGCTGCACTAATTTTAGCAGGACTTGTATCTGAAGGAGTAACACGAGTTACAAAGCTTCATCATTTAGATCGTGGTTATGTAGATTTCCATGGCAAATTAGCCTCTCTTGGTGCTAATATTGAACGTATTACTGAAGAAGTTGAAACAATTGAAGAAATTACGGTTGAATTACCTACAAACTAA